The following are encoded in a window of Mycolicibacterium tusciae JS617 genomic DNA:
- a CDS encoding phytoene desaturase family protein: protein MDVTVVGSGPNGLAAAVICARAGLSVQVFEAQPTLGGGARTLADPEFGDVSHDICSAVHPLALASPFLAEFDLPARGVSLQVPAVSYANPLPGGPTAVGYHDLDRTCAELLHGDSWRRLLGPLTDRDAGVVDFLLGDKRSIPRDPIAAAFIARNMLEQGTPLWGRLAGEDARVLFTGVAAHAINRMPSFVTTGAGLMLATLAHTVGWAIPVGGSQAIPDALIADLRAHGGTVTADREITEPPGGVVLFDTAPTALLSIYRDKIPARYAKALQRYRFGPGVAKVDFVLSDEIPWTDPRAAEAPTLHMGGSREQMALAEKEIAAGRHAEWPMVLAALPHLADPNRIDAQGRRPLWTYAHVPHDSPVDQAESVTRVFERFAPGFRDVVVGVRSVPASRLSGHNANLVGGDIGVGGNTLMHALTGPTPRLNPWSTPIPKVYLCSSATPPGGGVHGMAGLYAARTVLRREFGIKTLPRLSP, encoded by the coding sequence GTGGACGTCACCGTGGTCGGCAGCGGGCCCAACGGCCTGGCCGCCGCCGTCATCTGTGCCCGCGCCGGTCTATCGGTGCAGGTTTTCGAAGCCCAACCGACGTTGGGAGGCGGCGCGCGGACCCTGGCGGACCCCGAGTTCGGCGACGTCTCCCATGACATCTGCTCTGCTGTGCATCCGCTGGCACTGGCCTCGCCGTTCCTGGCTGAGTTCGATCTGCCCGCCCGCGGTGTGAGCTTGCAGGTGCCCGCCGTCTCGTACGCCAATCCCCTTCCGGGCGGGCCGACGGCGGTCGGATATCACGACCTCGACCGCACGTGCGCGGAGCTGCTCCACGGCGACTCGTGGCGCCGACTGTTGGGCCCGCTCACCGACCGTGATGCCGGCGTCGTCGACTTTCTCCTCGGCGACAAGCGTTCGATTCCACGCGATCCGATCGCCGCGGCGTTCATCGCTCGAAACATGCTCGAACAGGGCACCCCGCTGTGGGGCAGGCTCGCCGGCGAAGATGCCCGCGTGTTGTTCACCGGCGTTGCCGCACATGCCATCAACCGGATGCCGTCGTTCGTCACCACCGGCGCCGGACTGATGCTGGCCACACTCGCGCACACCGTCGGCTGGGCCATCCCGGTGGGCGGCAGCCAGGCCATTCCTGACGCACTGATCGCCGACCTGCGCGCTCACGGCGGCACCGTCACGGCGGACCGAGAAATCACCGAACCACCGGGCGGCGTCGTGCTTTTCGATACCGCTCCGACAGCGCTGCTGTCCATCTATCGGGACAAGATCCCGGCCCGATACGCAAAAGCCTTGCAACGCTATCGGTTTGGTCCTGGGGTGGCCAAAGTGGATTTCGTCCTCTCCGACGAGATTCCGTGGACTGACCCGCGAGCGGCCGAGGCCCCGACGCTGCACATGGGGGGCAGCCGGGAGCAGATGGCGCTCGCCGAAAAAGAAATCGCGGCGGGCAGGCATGCCGAATGGCCGATGGTGCTTGCCGCCCTGCCACATCTGGCCGACCCGAACCGTATTGATGCGCAGGGACGTAGGCCGCTGTGGACGTATGCCCACGTGCCGCACGACTCGCCGGTCGACCAGGCCGAATCGGTGACAAGGGTTTTCGAGCGATTCGCGCCCGGCTTCCGCGACGTCGTGGTCGGGGTGCGGTCGGTACCCGCCTCGCGGTTGTCAGGCCACAATGCCAACCTCGTCGGCGGGGACATCGGTGTCGGCGGCAACACACTGATGCACGCGTTGACCGGACCGACGCCGCGATTGAACCCGTGGAGCACGCCGATCCCGAAGGTGTATCTGTGCTCATCGGCGACTCCGCCCGGCGGCGGCGTGCACGGGATGGCGGGGCTTTACGCGGCACGCACGGTGCTGCGCCGCGAGTTCGGGATCAAGACGCTGCCACGCCTCTCTCCGTAG
- a CDS encoding phosphoribosyltransferase, which translates to MADREELSWDQFGAATRQLASAVVADGFVPDLILAVARGGLFVAGALGYALEVKNVHMMNVEYYTGVDERLNAPVLLPPLPDVADLGGARMLIADDVADTGATLRFVRDFCADHVAEVRCAVVYQKPQSEVDCDYVWRRTDLWIEFPWTP; encoded by the coding sequence ATGGCCGATCGGGAAGAATTGTCGTGGGACCAGTTCGGTGCCGCCACACGACAACTCGCCTCCGCCGTCGTCGCGGACGGTTTCGTACCCGATCTGATCCTCGCTGTCGCGCGCGGCGGGCTGTTCGTCGCCGGTGCACTCGGATACGCGCTCGAGGTCAAGAACGTGCACATGATGAACGTGGAGTACTACACCGGCGTGGACGAACGCCTGAATGCGCCGGTACTGCTGCCTCCGCTACCCGATGTCGCCGATCTGGGTGGTGCACGGATGCTGATCGCCGACGACGTGGCGGACACGGGGGCGACTCTGCGTTTCGTCCGCGACTTCTGCGCAGACCACGTTGCCGAGGTCCGGTGCGCGGTCGTCTATCAGAAACCGCAATCGGAAGTCGATTGCGACTATGTCTGGCGCCGGACCGATCTCTGGATCGAATTCCCATGGACGCCATAG
- the ilvC gene encoding ketol-acid reductoisomerase encodes MPVEMFYDDDADLSIIQGRKVGVIGYGSQGHAHSLSLRDSGAQVKVGLKEGSKSRAKVTEQGLEVDTPAEVAKWADVIMLLAPDTAQADIFKNDIEPNLEDGNALFFGHGLNIHFDLIKPPANVTIGMVAPKGPGHLVRRQFVDGKGVPCLIAVDQDPKGEGQALALSYAKGIGGTRAGVIKTTFKDETETDLFGEQAVLCGGTEELVKTGFDVMVEAGYEPELAYFEVLHELKLIVDLMYEGGIARMNYSVSDTAEFGGYLSGPRVIDADTKKRMKQILGEIQDGTFVKKLVANVEGGNKELERLRKENAEHPIEVTGKKLRDLMSWVDRPITETA; translated from the coding sequence ATGCCAGTTGAGATGTTCTACGACGACGACGCGGACCTGTCGATCATCCAGGGCCGCAAGGTCGGCGTCATTGGCTACGGCAGCCAGGGTCATGCCCACTCACTCAGCTTGCGCGACTCCGGCGCGCAGGTGAAGGTCGGCCTCAAGGAGGGATCGAAGTCCCGCGCGAAGGTCACCGAGCAGGGACTCGAGGTGGATACGCCGGCCGAGGTCGCCAAGTGGGCCGACGTGATCATGCTGCTGGCGCCCGACACTGCCCAGGCTGACATCTTCAAGAACGACATCGAGCCCAATCTGGAGGACGGCAATGCGTTGTTCTTCGGCCACGGCCTCAACATTCACTTCGATTTGATCAAGCCGCCGGCCAACGTCACCATCGGCATGGTGGCCCCGAAGGGCCCGGGTCACCTGGTGCGCCGTCAGTTCGTCGACGGGAAGGGTGTGCCGTGCCTGATCGCGGTCGACCAGGACCCCAAGGGTGAGGGCCAGGCGCTCGCGCTGTCCTACGCCAAGGGCATCGGCGGTACCCGCGCAGGCGTCATCAAGACGACGTTCAAGGACGAGACCGAGACCGACCTCTTCGGCGAGCAGGCCGTATTGTGCGGTGGGACAGAGGAACTCGTCAAGACCGGGTTCGACGTGATGGTCGAGGCGGGCTACGAGCCCGAGCTGGCCTACTTCGAGGTGCTGCACGAGCTCAAGCTCATCGTCGACCTGATGTACGAGGGCGGCATCGCGCGGATGAACTACTCGGTGTCTGACACCGCCGAGTTCGGCGGCTACCTGTCCGGGCCGCGCGTGATCGACGCCGACACGAAGAAGCGCATGAAGCAGATCCTCGGCGAGATCCAGGACGGCACCTTCGTCAAGAAACTCGTCGCGAACGTCGAGGGCGGCAACAAGGAACTCGAGCGACTGCGTAAGGAGAACGCCGAGCATCCCATCGAGGTGACCGGCAAGAAGCTGCGTGACTTGATGAGCTGGGTCGACCGGCCCATCACCGAGACCGCCTAA
- the ilvN gene encoding acetolactate synthase small subunit yields MTVTTHTLSVLVEDKPGVLARVASLFSRRGFNIQSLAVGATEQKHLSRMTIVVAVEDFPLEQITKQLNKLINVIKIVEQDEDNSVSRELALIKVRADASTRGQIIEAVNLFRAKVVDVSAESLVVEATGTPGKLTALLNLLEPYGIREIAQSGMVTLARGPRGIVTPK; encoded by the coding sequence ATGACTGTCACCACCCACACCCTCAGCGTCCTCGTCGAAGACAAACCCGGCGTGCTGGCGCGCGTTGCGTCGTTGTTCTCGCGGCGTGGCTTCAACATTCAGAGCCTCGCGGTGGGAGCCACCGAGCAGAAGCATCTGTCGCGGATGACGATCGTCGTTGCAGTCGAGGACTTTCCGCTCGAGCAGATCACCAAGCAGCTCAACAAGCTCATCAACGTGATCAAGATTGTCGAGCAGGACGAGGACAACTCCGTGTCGCGTGAGTTGGCACTCATCAAGGTGCGCGCAGACGCGTCGACGCGCGGCCAGATCATCGAGGCGGTGAACCTGTTCCGCGCCAAGGTGGTCGACGTGTCAGCGGAGTCGTTGGTGGTGGAGGCCACCGGCACTCCCGGTAAGCTCACCGCGCTGCTCAATCTCTTGGAGCCGTACGGCATTCGCGAGATCGCCCAGTCCGGAATGGTGACGCTGGCCCGCGGTCCCCGCGGCATCGTCACCCCGAAATAG
- a CDS encoding acetolactate synthase large subunit produces the protein MSAPTTRPPEQSETAPNGTHAAPKPGSAPPKRIAPHQLTGAQAVIRSLEELDVDVIFGIPGGAVLPVYDPLFDSQKLRHVLVRHEQGAGHAASGYAHATGRVGVCMATSGPGATNLVTPLADAQMDSIPVVAITGQVGRGLIGTDAFQEADISGITMPITKHNFLVHDGDDIARVMAEAFHIAKSGRPGAVLVDIPKDVLQGQCTFSWPPELDLPGYKPNTKPHSRQVREAAKLIAAARKPVLYVGGGMIRGEATAELLDLAELTGIPVVTTLMARGAFPDSHPQNLGMPGMHGTVAAVAALQKSDLLIALGTRFDDRVTGQLSSFAPDAKVIHADIDPAEIGKNRNADVPIVGDIKAVITDLLRALRRDGTSASTLNMDIWWEYLRGVQATYPLSYGPQSDGSLSPEYVIETLGRIAGPDAVYVAGVGQHQMWAAQFIKYEKPKTWLNSGGLGTMGYAIPAAMGAKFARPEAEVWAIDGDGCFQMTNQELATCAVEGAPIKVAVINNGNLGMVRQWQTLFYGERYSQTDLATHSHRIPDFVKLAEAYGCVGLRCERAEDVEDVINQAQAINDRPVLIDFIVGADAQVWPMVAAGTGNDEIMAARNIRPLFDDPANEGHA, from the coding sequence GTGAGCGCACCCACCACGCGACCGCCCGAGCAGTCGGAGACCGCGCCAAACGGGACACATGCCGCGCCCAAGCCCGGCTCGGCTCCGCCCAAACGCATTGCGCCGCATCAGCTCACCGGAGCGCAGGCCGTAATCCGGTCGCTGGAGGAACTCGACGTCGACGTCATCTTCGGTATCCCCGGCGGTGCCGTGTTGCCGGTCTACGACCCGCTTTTCGACTCGCAGAAGCTGCGTCACGTCCTGGTGCGCCATGAGCAGGGGGCAGGTCATGCCGCCAGCGGGTATGCGCACGCCACCGGCAGGGTCGGTGTGTGCATGGCGACTTCGGGTCCGGGCGCCACGAACCTGGTCACTCCACTCGCGGACGCGCAGATGGACTCGATCCCGGTGGTCGCGATCACCGGCCAGGTCGGGCGTGGCCTGATCGGTACCGATGCCTTCCAGGAGGCCGACATCTCGGGCATCACGATGCCGATCACCAAGCACAACTTCCTCGTTCACGACGGCGACGACATAGCCCGCGTGATGGCCGAGGCGTTCCACATCGCCAAGTCCGGCCGCCCGGGCGCGGTGCTCGTCGACATTCCGAAGGACGTACTGCAGGGGCAGTGCACCTTCAGCTGGCCGCCGGAGCTCGACCTGCCGGGATACAAGCCGAACACCAAACCGCATAGCAGGCAGGTCCGCGAGGCCGCAAAGCTCATCGCCGCCGCCCGTAAGCCGGTGCTATACGTCGGTGGCGGAATGATCCGCGGTGAGGCCACTGCGGAATTGCTCGATCTGGCCGAACTGACGGGGATTCCCGTCGTCACGACGCTGATGGCTCGTGGCGCGTTCCCCGACAGCCATCCGCAGAACCTCGGCATGCCCGGCATGCACGGCACCGTCGCAGCGGTGGCGGCCCTCCAGAAGAGTGACTTGCTGATCGCGCTCGGCACACGGTTCGACGACCGCGTCACGGGTCAGCTGTCGTCGTTCGCCCCCGACGCAAAGGTCATCCACGCCGACATCGACCCGGCCGAGATCGGCAAGAATCGCAACGCCGACGTGCCCATCGTGGGCGACATCAAGGCCGTCATCACCGATCTGCTGCGCGCGCTACGACGCGACGGCACCTCGGCGTCGACATTGAACATGGACATCTGGTGGGAGTACCTGCGCGGCGTGCAGGCGACCTACCCGCTGAGCTACGGCCCGCAGAGCGACGGCAGCCTGAGCCCCGAGTACGTCATAGAGACACTGGGACGCATCGCAGGGCCGGACGCGGTGTACGTCGCAGGCGTCGGTCAGCATCAGATGTGGGCCGCACAGTTCATCAAGTACGAGAAGCCGAAAACCTGGTTGAATTCGGGCGGGTTGGGCACCATGGGCTACGCCATCCCTGCCGCGATGGGCGCCAAGTTCGCCAGGCCAGAGGCCGAGGTGTGGGCCATCGACGGCGACGGTTGCTTCCAGATGACCAACCAGGAACTGGCCACCTGTGCTGTCGAGGGCGCGCCTATCAAGGTGGCCGTCATCAACAACGGCAACCTGGGCATGGTGCGTCAGTGGCAGACGCTCTTCTACGGGGAGCGCTACAGCCAGACCGATCTGGCGACGCACAGCCACCGGATACCGGACTTCGTCAAGCTGGCCGAGGCGTACGGATGCGTCGGATTGCGTTGCGAACGAGCCGAAGACGTTGAGGACGTCATCAACCAGGCGCAGGCCATCAATGATCGTCCAGTGCTCATCGACTTCATCGTCGGCGCGGACGCGCAGGTGTGGCCGATGGTCGCGGCGGGCACCGGCAACGACGAGATCATGGCGGCTCGCAACATCCGGCCGCTGTTCGACGACCCGGCCAACGAGGGGCACGCCTGA
- a CDS encoding PH domain-containing protein, whose amino-acid sequence MAHFAVGFLTVGMLAVILAGPHWIALLLVIPIMLSVMVARYRTVADSKTVTARSLLSSETVDWDDIDGLRFGRSSWATAHLKNGSELQLPAVTFATLPQLTEVSAGRVPNPYA is encoded by the coding sequence ATGGCGCATTTCGCGGTCGGATTTCTGACGGTGGGCATGCTGGCGGTGATCCTCGCCGGTCCGCACTGGATCGCGCTGCTCCTCGTCATCCCGATCATGCTGTCGGTCATGGTGGCCAGGTACCGCACAGTGGCCGACAGCAAGACGGTGACCGCACGTTCACTGCTGAGCAGCGAGACCGTCGACTGGGATGACATCGACGGCTTGCGATTCGGAAGGTCCTCCTGGGCAACCGCGCATCTCAAGAACGGCAGCGAGCTGCAACTTCCTGCGGTGACGTTCGCGACATTGCCCCAGCTCACCGAGGTCAGCGCAGGCCGAGTGCCGAATCCGTACGCGTAA
- a CDS encoding DoxX family protein: MTSHPHDPSAWQRPGDAAGRPTSASLVDPDDDLPSANYAGDFETTAIPSYDAGRSETETPGYGLLNEPEPLPYVQPGGRHAMTPYGADAAEYGPDIDAQSHAAGRRGTQDFGLLVLRLGVGAILIGHGLQKALGVLGGPGLDSWGDSLAAMGFKYADILTYITTIGQLAAGLLLVLGLFTPVAAAGALAYLVTGLLAEAMAAHEEARLAQFLSDGHEYKVFLACAVAALILTGPGRYGFDAGRGWARRPFVGSFIGLLLGVGAGVALWVLLNGGNPLG, encoded by the coding sequence GTGACCAGTCATCCCCACGACCCAAGCGCGTGGCAGCGGCCCGGCGACGCGGCCGGTCGCCCCACGTCGGCAAGCCTGGTCGACCCCGACGACGATCTTCCGTCCGCGAATTACGCGGGCGATTTCGAGACCACTGCGATCCCGTCGTACGACGCCGGCCGGTCCGAAACCGAGACACCCGGCTACGGCCTGCTCAACGAGCCCGAACCGCTGCCCTACGTCCAGCCCGGCGGTCGGCACGCCATGACCCCATACGGGGCGGATGCGGCGGAGTACGGACCGGATATCGACGCCCAGAGCCACGCTGCAGGCCGTCGGGGCACCCAGGACTTCGGTCTTCTCGTCCTGCGTCTCGGCGTCGGCGCGATCCTGATCGGACACGGACTGCAAAAGGCACTCGGTGTGTTGGGCGGCCCCGGCCTGGACAGTTGGGGCGATTCGCTGGCCGCGATGGGCTTCAAATACGCCGACATACTCACCTACATCACGACAATCGGTCAGCTCGCCGCGGGCCTGCTTCTGGTGCTCGGCCTGTTCACCCCGGTGGCTGCGGCCGGTGCGCTGGCATACCTGGTAACCGGCCTGCTGGCGGAGGCAATGGCGGCGCACGAAGAGGCCAGGCTGGCGCAGTTTCTCAGCGATGGCCATGAGTACAAGGTGTTCCTGGCGTGCGCGGTCGCGGCGCTCATCCTGACCGGTCCCGGCCGATACGGGTTCGATGCCGGACGGGGCTGGGCTCGGCGCCCGTTCGTCGGCTCGTTCATCGGGCTGCTGCTCGGTGTCGGCGCCGGCGTCGCGTTGTGGGTGCTGCTCAACGGCGGCAACCCACTGGGGTAG
- a CDS encoding PQQ-dependent sugar dehydrogenase: protein MRLRRPMRAVFAVVCAALLVGSGCARFDDAQSQPFTTEPEMSPGPSSTPPPPPPLPPKPFPKECPAPGVMQGCLESTSGLIMLPDSQSALVAERTTGAVKEVSVRAEPKVKVVLPVDGSGDGGLMDIVLSPTYVQDRLMYAYVSTPTDNRVIRIADGDIPKPILVGIPKGATGNTGSLIFTSPTTLQVQTGDAGDPAQAGDPRSLAGKLLRIEQPTTVDQAPTTTALSGLGAAGGTCIDPSDESLYVTDRTPTGDRLQRITKDSKVSTVWTWPDRPGVAGCAALDGTVLVNLVNTKQSVAVRLAPETGAVTGDPEVVRQDLHGHAWGMAVSPDGNIWGATVNKTAGDAEKLDDVVFPLFPQGGGFPRTNADNT from the coding sequence ATGAGACTGCGCCGGCCGATGCGGGCTGTGTTCGCCGTGGTGTGCGCGGCATTGCTCGTCGGGTCCGGCTGTGCACGATTCGACGACGCTCAATCGCAGCCGTTCACCACGGAGCCGGAAATGTCGCCCGGGCCGTCGTCGACGCCGCCGCCTCCGCCGCCGCTACCGCCCAAGCCGTTCCCCAAAGAGTGCCCGGCTCCTGGGGTGATGCAGGGCTGCCTGGAAAGCACCAGCGGCCTGATCATGCTGCCCGACAGCCAGTCGGCGCTGGTGGCCGAGCGCACGACCGGCGCGGTGAAAGAGGTGTCGGTGCGCGCCGAACCCAAGGTCAAAGTCGTCCTGCCCGTCGACGGCAGCGGCGACGGCGGACTCATGGACATCGTGTTGTCACCGACCTACGTCCAGGACCGTCTGATGTACGCCTACGTGAGCACTCCGACGGACAACCGGGTCATCCGCATCGCCGACGGCGACATTCCCAAGCCGATTCTGGTCGGCATCCCCAAGGGCGCCACCGGCAACACGGGTTCGCTGATCTTCACCAGCCCGACCACGCTGCAGGTGCAGACCGGCGATGCCGGCGACCCCGCTCAGGCGGGTGATCCTCGATCGCTGGCCGGCAAATTACTGCGTATCGAGCAGCCGACGACGGTCGACCAGGCGCCGACGACGACCGCACTGTCGGGCCTTGGCGCCGCAGGCGGTACATGCATCGACCCCTCGGACGAGTCGCTGTACGTCACCGATCGCACACCGACCGGTGACCGCCTGCAGCGCATTACCAAGGATTCCAAGGTGTCCACGGTTTGGACGTGGCCCGATCGCCCGGGCGTCGCCGGATGCGCTGCACTCGACGGCACCGTGCTGGTGAACCTCGTGAACACCAAGCAGTCCGTCGCCGTTCGTCTGGCTCCGGAAACCGGCGCTGTAACCGGTGATCCCGAAGTGGTCCGCCAGGATCTGCACGGACATGCATGGGGGATGGCGGTCTCACCCGACGGCAACATCTGGGGCGCGACCGTCAACAAGACGGCTGGCGATGCCGAAAAGTTGGACGATGTCGTCTTCCCATTGTTCCCGCAGGGCGGCGGCTTCCCGCGGACCAACGCCGACAACACCTGA
- the gatB gene encoding Asp-tRNA(Asn)/Glu-tRNA(Gln) amidotransferase subunit GatB, protein MTVAASELLDYDEVIARYEPVMGMEVHVELSTATKMFCGCTNEFGGEPNTQVCPVCLGLPGSLPVLNQSAVESAIRIGLALNCDIAPWGRFARKNYFYPDQPKNYQISQYDEPIAVDGYLDVPLEDGTTWRVEIERAHMEEDTGKLTHLGSDTGRIEGATTSLLDYNRAGVPLIEIVTRPIEGTGDRAPEIARAYVTALRDLLRALGVSDVRMDQGSMRCDSNLSLKLKGATEFGTRTETKNVNSLKSVEVAVRYEMRRQAAILDAGGSITQETRHFHEDGHTTAGRSKETAQDYRYFPEPDLEPVAPSADLVERLRGTIPELPWLTRNRIQQDWGISDEVMRDLVNNGAIDLVAATVEHGASSEAARAWWGNFLVQKANEAGIELDTLPITPAQVAAVVKLVDEGKLSNKLARQVIEGVLAGEGEPEQVMADRGLAVVRDDSLIQAAVDEALAANPDVAEKIRGGKVQAAGAIVGAVMKATKGQADAARVRELVLAACS, encoded by the coding sequence ATGACTGTCGCCGCTTCTGAGCTCCTTGACTACGACGAGGTCATCGCCCGCTACGAACCAGTGATGGGCATGGAGGTCCACGTCGAGCTCTCCACTGCCACCAAGATGTTCTGCGGGTGCACCAACGAATTCGGCGGCGAACCCAACACGCAGGTCTGCCCCGTGTGTCTCGGTCTGCCCGGCTCGCTGCCGGTGCTCAACCAATCCGCGGTCGAGTCGGCCATCCGGATCGGATTGGCACTGAACTGCGACATCGCACCGTGGGGCAGGTTCGCCAGGAAGAACTACTTCTACCCGGACCAGCCGAAGAACTACCAGATCAGTCAGTACGACGAGCCGATCGCGGTCGACGGTTACCTCGACGTGCCACTCGAGGACGGCACCACCTGGCGCGTGGAGATCGAACGCGCGCACATGGAAGAGGACACCGGCAAGCTCACCCACCTCGGCAGCGACACCGGCCGCATCGAGGGTGCGACCACATCACTTCTCGACTACAACCGGGCGGGCGTGCCGCTGATCGAGATCGTCACCAGACCCATCGAGGGGACTGGCGATCGGGCGCCGGAGATCGCCAGGGCGTATGTCACCGCGCTGCGGGACCTGTTGCGTGCCTTGGGAGTCTCCGACGTTCGGATGGACCAGGGCTCGATGCGTTGTGACTCGAACTTGTCGCTGAAGCTCAAGGGCGCAACGGAGTTCGGCACCCGCACCGAGACCAAGAACGTGAACTCGCTCAAGAGCGTCGAAGTTGCGGTGCGTTACGAGATGCGCCGCCAGGCAGCGATTCTCGACGCAGGGGGCTCGATCACGCAGGAGACCCGGCACTTCCATGAGGACGGCCACACCACGGCAGGCCGCAGCAAGGAGACCGCACAGGATTACCGGTATTTTCCGGAGCCTGACCTCGAGCCGGTGGCGCCGAGCGCGGACCTCGTCGAACGACTGCGCGGCACCATTCCCGAGTTACCGTGGTTGACCCGCAACCGGATTCAGCAGGACTGGGGCATCTCCGATGAGGTGATGCGCGACCTGGTCAACAACGGCGCGATCGATCTGGTGGCCGCGACGGTCGAGCACGGCGCATCCAGCGAAGCGGCGCGGGCCTGGTGGGGAAACTTCCTGGTGCAGAAGGCCAATGAAGCTGGCATCGAACTCGACACGCTCCCAATCACCCCAGCGCAGGTTGCTGCCGTGGTGAAGCTCGTCGACGAGGGCAAGCTGTCGAACAAACTGGCCCGTCAGGTCATCGAGGGCGTACTGGCCGGGGAAGGCGAGCCCGAACAGGTGATGGCCGATCGCGGTCTGGCAGTCGTGCGAGACGACTCGCTGATCCAGGCCGCCGTCGACGAAGCCCTGGCCGCCAATCCCGATGTCGCGGAGAAGATCCGCGGCGGCAAGGTGCAGGCCGCGGGTGCCATCGTCGGTGCGGTGATGAAGGCGACCAAGGGCCAAGCCGACGCGGCGCGCGTTCGCGAACTGGTGCTCGCCGCCTGCAGCTGA
- a CDS encoding ATP-dependent 6-phosphofructokinase translates to MRIGVLTGGGDCPGLNAVIRAVVRTCDVRYHSSVVGFLDGWRGLLEDRRIQLANDDRNDRLLAKGGTMLGTARVHPDKLRAGLDQIKQTLDDNGIDVLIPIGGEGTLTAAHWLSEENVPVVGVPKTIDNDIDCTDVTFGHDTALGVASEAIDRLHSTAESHQRVMLVEVMGRHAGWIALNAGLASGAHMTLIPEQPFDVDEVCRLIKQRFVRGDAHFICVVAEGAKPAEGSMPMREGGMDEFGHEKFTGVAQQLAIEVEKRIRKEVRVTVLGHVQRGGTPTPYDRILATRFGVNAADAAHAGEYGMMVSLRGQEIGRVPLADAVRQLKLVPQSRYDDAAEFFG, encoded by the coding sequence ATGCGTATCGGAGTACTCACCGGCGGGGGCGACTGTCCCGGCCTGAATGCGGTCATCCGGGCGGTCGTGCGTACGTGCGACGTGCGCTACCACTCGTCGGTGGTCGGTTTTCTGGACGGCTGGCGCGGCCTACTCGAGGACCGTCGGATTCAACTCGCCAATGACGATCGCAACGACCGGCTGCTGGCCAAGGGCGGCACGATGCTCGGCACCGCCCGGGTGCATCCGGACAAACTGAGGGCGGGCCTCGACCAGATCAAGCAGACACTCGACGACAACGGCATCGACGTGCTGATTCCGATCGGCGGTGAGGGCACACTGACCGCCGCGCACTGGCTGTCCGAGGAGAACGTGCCCGTCGTCGGCGTGCCGAAGACCATCGACAACGACATCGACTGCACTGACGTGACATTCGGCCATGACACCGCCCTGGGCGTCGCCAGCGAGGCCATCGACCGGTTGCACAGCACCGCGGAATCACATCAGCGAGTCATGCTGGTCGAGGTGATGGGGCGCCACGCCGGCTGGATCGCGTTGAACGCCGGTCTGGCATCGGGGGCACACATGACACTGATTCCCGAGCAGCCCTTCGATGTCGACGAGGTCTGCCGGCTGATCAAGCAGCGGTTCGTACGCGGCGATGCGCACTTCATCTGTGTGGTCGCCGAAGGCGCCAAACCCGCCGAGGGTTCGATGCCGATGCGCGAAGGCGGCATGGACGAGTTCGGCCACGAGAAGTTCACCGGAGTGGCGCAGCAACTGGCCATCGAGGTCGAGAAGCGAATCCGCAAAGAAGTGCGGGTCACCGTGCTCGGGCACGTGCAGCGCGGCGGCACGCCGACGCCCTACGACAGGATCCTGGCGACCCGCTTCGGGGTGAATGCCGCGGATGCCGCACACGCCGGTGAGTACGGGATGATGGTGTCGCTGCGGGGGCAGGAGATCGGTCGGGTGCCGCTCGCCGACGCGGTGCGCCAGCTCAAGCTGGTGCCGCAGAGCCGCTACGACGACGCCGCCGAGTTCTTCGGCTGA